Below is a genomic region from Nymphalis io chromosome 16, ilAglIoxx1.1, whole genome shotgun sequence.
AGTCGGGACGGATACCTCGTATTGTGTAAATCACAGTATATTTTACTCAAAAAATTGATTGCTAAATTTCTAGATTATGCTGTGCGGTACAAATGACATATCCTacgtcatttataaaaaaaattatgatgtaAAACAGATTGTTTctgttttattgaataaagtccAGCACAAatacaaagtataaataaaattcttaagcATGATAATGATTTGCTTGATTTTGGTAACTAAGCAGAATAATAGAATTTTcacattgataaatatttagtagAATAACAAAAAATCGACTGGTAGATATCCAACATGTATATTTGGAATAAAATTAGTTTGAAGAAAACATTCCTTATAAAAGTTTctcgtttatttttttgagTCAGTATTCGTTTTCATTCCCTTACGTTGGTTTTAACTAAGAGTGTACTTtagatgtttgttttttttttttaaatcaacataCAAATTTTGTACATAGTTCCAAATGAAATTGGTGCATAATTCCAAAcggacattaataataattattataactaattaataattattttaacgacGCTGTGTGTAATCTAACTCAACTTGTTATGCTCTGTATCTTAAGTTATCTgtaaccgtagacagagaaactaagttATCTGTTgtagtcaatgtttttattttggacGGTAAATGTGAGTAATTGTCAAATTCATAGGACTTCTTAAAAATGCCAGGTGCAGTTTCAGAATTTATAGACGATATTGAAGATTTAATATCTTCTCAGGATATAACACCCAAAGAAAGGTATGCGAGTAGAAAAAATGTAAGCGTAAGATCGAAGAAACGAGAAAATAAGGAAGTGGAATCAGttgaaaagattattttagaaaGTGTTGTGCCAGGTATAACCTTAAAATTACTTGATATATCGTAATgtgaaacatatttatttaaataaatatggtttAATCTGTTGATTTAACTGCGTAACATTAAATAACAGAACATTTATACTGTGCACacgttaaagtaaaatattacatgtatAACAATAGTGTAAACATTGTAACTGATTATTAATTAGGTACTCAAACAATATACGTCAAGACATGGGGCTGCGCACACAACAACTCAGATTCAGAGTACATGGCTGGGTTGTTAGCAGCTCAGGGGTATAAGCTAACGGAAGATAAGTGGCAAGCCCAACTCTGGTTGCTAAATTCTTGCACAGTTAAAAGTCCCGCTGAAGATCATTTTAAGTAAGTTTATCTATCAACACTTATATAGTAGTAGGTAGTAGTAGATGTGCCTTTCTTTTTgttgttttgaaataatattcttattttagaaATGAAATAGAATTGGGTCAAAGTCGAGGTATACATGTAGTTGTGGCTGGCTGTGTGCCGCAGGGAGCGCCACGCGCTACATACCTACAAGGGCTCAGTGTTGTTGGTGTTCAACAAATAGATAGAATTGTTGAGATTGTGGAGGAGACATTAAAAGGTAACTTTaactaaagttatttaaatttccttaataataaaaatttcaattatcaCTATAGCTAATAACaacaatacattttaagaaacatagacaataatttgtttaaaatataaagcctATTCTAACCACaagtaaaatcaaatcaaaatattttctattctaaGCACTACCACCAGTTGGGAATATGGATTCTACAAGAGAAGTAGACAATGTAACAAttctgacattgaattgacgtaatataatttatcaagatcttgaataatcaatTAATGCTATTTGTTATGGATATGTGATAAATTGGTGTCAATGTCTGTTACCTTGTTATCGgaattttgaatgaaattaatgtggatataattagtaaagtggaatagtgttacattataaatagagttattattcaaaaactaTTTGTAGTGCATATTGTAGTGAAGCTATTTGTGAATTGAATATGCATTTCTAAGGTTTGCTTATCTTTAGTTCTTTtttgattggaataggctattgATACTAGTTGCATTAcctttaaaagtttatattaaaatacgtgGGATCAGTGATGTAAACTTTATTCACTAGGTGGCGTTAGTAGTTCAAACCACAGATATTTTGATACTTTTTACATACTAACAGTTTACCAACAAACAAAGCGACAAAACATATTGTTTAACACTGAAATtagtattactaatatttcaaaaaagttataacataaaatatataaaatgagacAGTTTCGTAAATACCATTTCAGGGCACACAGTCCGCCTCTTCGGTCAAAAGAAAACTAGTGAAGGTCGAAAAGCAGGAGGTGCTTCGCTTCTTCTACCAAAAGTTAGAAAGAATCCTCTCATAGAGATCATATCCATCAACACTGGATGTTTAAATCAATGCACATATTGTAAGACTAAGCACGCAAGGGGTGAACTTGGAAGTTATCCTCCAGAGGAAATTGTTGAGAGGGCGAGACAATCTTTCAAAGAGGGTGTTTGTGAAATATGGCTCACTAGTGAAGACACAGGTgagttgatttatttattttacaagatgAATGAAATGTGGTTAAGCGGTATTATGAACCATTCCATGCCCTTATAAAAGCTCTCTGAAAACCTCAAAAACCTCTGAAAAAGGAAGGATTAGACAGAAGTTCTTCTTCACTTTTGGATTTTCACTAATATgtaacagatatatttatagaCAGCTCACCAAtcaattgatgaaaaaaaaaaaaaactcttttgaGTCTTTGAGTATTTAAAaccaaattgttttttatttttgggtataatgttatttatcatAGTGAATATAGTTCGATTTTCAAAATGACACATTTATCTTACAGGAACATACGGTCGCGATATTGGCACAACACTCCCCGAGTTACTCTGGAAACTGGTAGAGGTTATACCCGAAGGTTGCAGGCTACGTCTGGGCATGACTAATCCACCATACATCCTGGAACACCTTGCAGAAGTTGCAGAGATCATGCACCACCCGAGAGTGTACAAGTGAGTATGGAGATTGCAGACTATTACTGATAGAAGATACACACGACTAGCCTATTGtgcgggacatattataatgcaattgtgtgtgtgcgcaaacacaactGTACTTTTGCGGACTTAAAAGTAGAGAATGAAAAAATGTTTCTTGACATAGATAATGAAACTCCATATATTAAGTATCCTT
It encodes:
- the LOC126774303 gene encoding threonylcarbamoyladenosine tRNA methylthiotransferase — encoded protein: MPGAVSEFIDDIEDLISSQDITPKERYASRKNVSVRSKKRENKEVESVEKIILESVVPGTQTIYVKTWGCAHNNSDSEYMAGLLAAQGYKLTEDKWQAQLWLLNSCTVKSPAEDHFKNEIELGQSRGIHVVVAGCVPQGAPRATYLQGLSVVGVQQIDRIVEIVEETLKGHTVRLFGQKKTSEGRKAGGASLLLPKVRKNPLIEIISINTGCLNQCTYCKTKHARGELGSYPPEEIVERARQSFKEGVCEIWLTSEDTGTYGRDIGTTLPELLWKLVEVIPEGCRLRLGMTNPPYILEHLAEVAEIMHHPRVYKFLHVPVQSGSNQVLSAMKREYTRADFERVVNYLREKVPGMTIATDIICGFPTETEEDFKDTMDLCKKYRFPSLFINQFFPRPGTPAARMQRVPGQEVKKRTKELSEFFRSYEPYGHKVGQVYDVLVTDISHDKNYYVAHNEFYEQVLVPKEDKYMGKMVTVKITSATKFSMMGQPIDKPKMPGLTQPLKKGEVSGFRRENKMAVPIPILMLLMAVIVRLIWIFL